A portion of the Sphingorhabdus pulchriflava genome contains these proteins:
- a CDS encoding glutathione S-transferase family protein translates to MILYGAPLSPFVRKVLAFAAEKGVELELVPVGLGDPNPDFIASSPFRKMPGFRDGDFTISDSSAIVTYLEAKQPEPAMIPADPADRARSVWFDEFADTIVTTAGGKIFFNRVVSPKFMGKPGDEEAAKQGEADMVPIYDYLEGIIPASGYLVADRLTLADIAVASPFVNVAHCGIVPDPAAYPKLTAYLAGIHARPGFATWIPRERKMLGLG, encoded by the coding sequence ATGATTCTCTATGGCGCACCCCTCTCTCCCTTTGTCCGCAAGGTTTTGGCCTTTGCCGCTGAAAAGGGGGTCGAACTGGAGCTGGTTCCGGTCGGACTTGGCGATCCCAACCCGGATTTCATTGCTAGCAGCCCGTTCCGCAAAATGCCCGGCTTTCGCGATGGCGATTTCACGATTTCGGATTCGTCCGCGATTGTAACCTATTTGGAGGCCAAGCAGCCCGAACCCGCGATGATCCCGGCGGATCCCGCCGATCGCGCGCGGTCGGTGTGGTTCGATGAATTTGCCGATACGATTGTCACCACCGCTGGCGGGAAGATTTTCTTCAACCGCGTCGTCTCCCCCAAATTCATGGGCAAACCAGGGGATGAGGAAGCCGCCAAACAGGGCGAGGCTGACATGGTGCCAATCTATGATTATCTGGAAGGCATCATTCCGGCGTCGGGCTATCTGGTCGCAGACCGGCTGACGCTCGCCGATATCGCGGTTGCCAGCCCCTTTGTGAATGTCGCCCATTGCGGGATCGTGCCTGACCCCGCAGCATATCCCAAACTCACCGCCTATCTGGCAGGCATCCACGCACGCCCGGGCTTTGCGACCTGGATCCCGCGCGAAAGGAAGATGCTTGGCTTGGGATAA
- a CDS encoding phage major capsid protein, with the protein MDYEVKADPLEAAFDAAVIPAAVVRPQLAAGNMADPARSAFVEGYLRKGHEVELKSFAGNEPADGGYAVPKEIDAVIDATLKAISPIRAVANVVQVGSAGYRKLVTTNGVASGWASEVAARPTTATPTFNEIVPSFGELYANPAATQAMLDDAQFDVEAWLADEIATQFAKAEGTAFVNGDGVDKPKGFLTYTAVATGDATRTFGQLQYVPVGAASDFPATNPQDKLLDLVHALRAPYRQGAVWVMNSATLAKIRKFKTSDGAFVWTPGLVTGQPDTLLGYPVVESEDMPDIAANSMPIAFGNFRAGYLIAERSETNILRDPYSNKPYVNFYATKRIGGAVSNSEAIKLLRIAAS; encoded by the coding sequence ATGGACTATGAAGTGAAAGCCGACCCGTTGGAGGCGGCATTTGACGCAGCGGTGATCCCCGCCGCTGTGGTGCGCCCGCAACTCGCGGCGGGCAATATGGCCGATCCGGCGCGTTCGGCCTTTGTCGAGGGCTATTTGCGCAAGGGCCACGAGGTCGAGTTGAAAAGCTTTGCCGGCAATGAGCCCGCCGATGGCGGCTATGCGGTGCCCAAAGAAATCGACGCGGTAATCGATGCGACGCTGAAGGCGATCTCCCCCATTCGCGCGGTCGCCAATGTCGTGCAGGTGGGCAGCGCTGGCTATCGCAAGCTGGTGACGACCAACGGCGTTGCCTCTGGCTGGGCATCGGAAGTCGCCGCTCGCCCGACCACCGCGACGCCGACCTTCAACGAAATCGTGCCGAGCTTTGGCGAGCTTTATGCCAATCCCGCCGCAACGCAGGCGATGCTCGACGATGCGCAGTTCGATGTCGAGGCCTGGCTGGCCGACGAAATCGCCACGCAATTTGCCAAGGCCGAAGGAACCGCATTTGTAAACGGGGATGGCGTTGACAAACCAAAAGGGTTCCTAACCTACACTGCGGTCGCGACTGGTGATGCCACGCGTACCTTTGGCCAGCTGCAATATGTGCCGGTTGGTGCGGCGTCGGATTTCCCGGCGACCAACCCGCAGGACAAGCTGCTCGACCTCGTCCACGCGCTGCGTGCGCCCTATCGACAGGGCGCGGTGTGGGTGATGAATTCGGCGACGCTCGCCAAGATCCGCAAGTTCAAGACCAGCGACGGCGCCTTTGTCTGGACGCCAGGGCTTGTCACCGGCCAGCCCGATACGCTGCTGGGCTATCCGGTAGTTGAAAGCGAGGATATGCCGGACATTGCGGCGAACAGCATGCCGATTGCCTTTGGTAATTTCCGCGCGGGTTACCTCATCGCCGAACGCAGCGAGACCAACATCCTGCGGGATCCCTATTCGAACAAACCCTATGTCAATTTCTACGCCACCAAGCGGATTGGCGGGGCGGTTTCGAACAGCGAGGCGATCAAACTGCTGCGGATTGCGGCTTCGTAA
- a CDS encoding DUF2339 domain-containing protein has product MEGLLLLIALVLAVWLLNLNGRIKLLEERISILIDRMNAGSVAPVAAQRDVAEEADSPTAPPPAMAYASRRPATVKGEVSDEKPRATIEAPPPHPEPETEAPPKRSWSFEELVGGKLPIWVGGISLVFAGFFLVRYTIDAGLLGPGTRSVLAALFALLLIAGSQWGGRLPKIGESFTADPRIAQSLAGAGIAILYGTLYMVAEVYGLIGMPIAFALLIATTILAFALALRHGPPTALMGLIGGFAAPWVAGLGPDNVPVLLLYLGVFLAGLFGLALWRRWLWLLLLASGGGALWTIGLIVAAESALPLVGLFVLAAGGAAILVGDRFVGSDPRLEAMARYAPMALALVQLAMLLPRLQFSWIGWGFYGVLSAMAIALAWRDERHMPSLFGALLLCLMPLAAGWDSQASRTMMIVASLGTGLLFAIPAHLRARSDQPSRAYWAILALMAQAVPFAAAFTVAKPDYPDSVWAAVSALLIAPAAFIAWQWRQASSRIDQIVQIAGAALAAAMGWLALTHLLPNDYIASATFAIAAALAAWAIRTNGSAMQKLAAIPLGFGILALVAGSWRFLDALGGALGGEILTVSGLPDITEAAKLTLLPSLLVLAIAALPQFALGRWTRWATWFAGGTGLLAFIWLIAKQVAHIDSPSQFITLGLAERVVMTQLLFLAGWLAMRRATEGASIWAKAGLAAIALALFRLCWFDLGVFNPLYEAQALGPAPIANLGTIHIGLSAFWLWQLARSPIIAKAHPQLPKLAEIGSLLAMALTALVTVRQLVQGNLISGATIDVGENYLYSAALLALSIAWLAIGIKTGLAVLRLAGLALLTVVTLKVFLIDAAALEGVLRILSFMGLGIALIGIGWAYGRVMRAGKATTD; this is encoded by the coding sequence ATGGAAGGCCTGTTACTGCTGATAGCGCTGGTGCTTGCAGTCTGGCTGCTCAACCTCAACGGGCGCATCAAACTGCTCGAGGAGCGGATTTCCATACTGATCGACCGGATGAATGCCGGATCAGTCGCGCCGGTTGCAGCCCAGCGGGACGTTGCAGAGGAAGCGGACTCACCAACTGCTCCACCCCCGGCGATGGCCTATGCCAGCCGCAGACCGGCGACTGTCAAAGGCGAAGTGTCGGATGAAAAACCGCGCGCCACTATCGAAGCCCCACCTCCCCACCCCGAACCCGAAACGGAAGCCCCACCAAAGAGGAGCTGGAGCTTCGAGGAACTGGTGGGCGGCAAATTGCCGATCTGGGTCGGCGGGATATCACTGGTTTTCGCAGGCTTCTTCCTTGTGCGTTACACCATCGACGCCGGACTTCTCGGCCCCGGCACGCGGTCGGTGCTGGCGGCGCTGTTTGCGCTGTTGCTGATCGCAGGGAGCCAATGGGGCGGGCGGTTGCCCAAAATCGGCGAATCCTTCACTGCCGATCCGCGCATCGCCCAATCGCTGGCGGGGGCTGGCATCGCGATCCTATACGGCACGCTCTACATGGTGGCCGAAGTCTATGGCCTGATCGGCATGCCCATCGCCTTTGCCCTGCTCATCGCCACCACAATCCTCGCTTTCGCGCTCGCGCTCCGCCACGGCCCGCCAACTGCGCTGATGGGGCTCATCGGCGGCTTTGCCGCACCTTGGGTCGCCGGACTGGGGCCGGACAATGTGCCAGTGTTGCTGCTCTATCTCGGCGTTTTCCTCGCGGGCCTGTTCGGCCTCGCTTTGTGGCGCCGCTGGCTATGGTTGCTGCTGCTCGCAAGCGGTGGCGGCGCGCTGTGGACCATCGGCCTAATCGTAGCAGCCGAAAGCGCCCTGCCGTTGGTGGGGCTGTTCGTCCTCGCCGCGGGCGGGGCAGCGATATTGGTGGGCGACCGCTTTGTCGGCAGCGACCCGCGGCTCGAAGCGATGGCCCGCTACGCGCCGATGGCACTGGCGCTGGTGCAACTCGCGATGCTGTTGCCGCGTCTGCAATTCAGCTGGATCGGATGGGGCTTTTACGGGGTGCTGTCGGCGATGGCGATCGCACTCGCCTGGCGTGACGAGCGGCATATGCCCAGCCTGTTCGGCGCACTCCTCCTGTGCCTGATGCCGCTTGCGGCGGGATGGGACAGTCAGGCTTCGCGGACGATGATGATCGTGGCATCGCTGGGCACTGGCCTGCTTTTCGCCATTCCAGCGCATCTGCGCGCGCGCAGCGACCAGCCCAGCCGGGCCTATTGGGCAATACTCGCGCTAATGGCGCAGGCGGTGCCCTTTGCAGCAGCCTTCACGGTTGCCAAGCCGGACTATCCCGACAGCGTCTGGGCCGCAGTTTCCGCGCTGCTGATTGCACCGGCAGCCTTCATCGCATGGCAGTGGCGGCAGGCGTCGTCGCGCATCGACCAGATCGTCCAGATCGCCGGCGCAGCTCTTGCAGCGGCGATGGGCTGGTTGGCGCTCACGCACCTCCTGCCGAATGATTATATTGCTAGTGCGACCTTCGCCATCGCTGCTGCACTCGCCGCATGGGCCATCCGCACCAATGGCAGCGCGATGCAAAAACTGGCAGCGATTCCGCTGGGCTTTGGCATCCTCGCCTTGGTCGCCGGGTCATGGCGCTTCCTCGATGCGTTGGGCGGGGCATTGGGCGGCGAGATCCTGACTGTATCGGGCCTCCCCGACATCACCGAGGCCGCCAAGCTGACGCTGCTGCCATCGCTGCTGGTCTTGGCGATCGCCGCACTTCCCCAATTCGCCCTAGGTCGCTGGACAAGGTGGGCGACATGGTTTGCAGGCGGCACCGGCTTGCTCGCTTTCATCTGGCTGATCGCCAAGCAGGTCGCGCATATCGACAGTCCGTCCCAATTCATCACGCTTGGCTTGGCCGAACGGGTCGTGATGACGCAGCTGCTCTTCCTCGCCGGATGGTTGGCGATGCGCCGTGCGACCGAGGGCGCGAGCATCTGGGCCAAGGCAGGTCTGGCCGCGATCGCGCTGGCGCTGTTCCGGCTGTGCTGGTTCGACCTGGGCGTCTTCAATCCGCTATACGAGGCGCAAGCGCTTGGTCCGGCACCCATCGCTAATCTCGGCACGATCCATATTGGCCTTTCCGCCTTCTGGTTGTGGCAATTGGCACGTAGTCCCATTATCGCAAAAGCACATCCACAACTACCGAAACTGGCTGAAATCGGGAGCCTGCTGGCGATGGCGCTCACCGCGCTCGTCACCGTTCGTCAGCTGGTTCAAGGCAATCTGATCTCGGGGGCGACCATCGATGTCGGGGAGAATTATCTCTACTCGGCGGCGTTGCTCGCACTATCGATTGCCTGGCTTGCCATAGGGATCAAAACCGGCCTCGCCGTTCTCCGCCTTGCCGGGTTGGCGCTGCTGACCGTAGTCACGCTCAAGGTCTTCCTGATTGACGCCGCCGCGCTCGAAGGGGTGCTGCGGATCCTTTCTTTCATGGGGTTGGGCATCGCCTTGATCGGCATCGGCTGGGCCTATGGCCGCGTGATGCGTGCGGGCAAGGCCACGACCGATTAA
- a CDS encoding DNA/RNA non-specific endonuclease — MVRSGGYNFSRDFEGRSGPASGELRLQPNQKRSRSAQRNAGKPDRKPSDHGGHLIAREFGGPEIPENHIAQDAKINRGAYRRLENGWKKALKRGKKVEVEIIPKYTGNSRRPDYIEVKYKVNGKPHRTTVPNIRKGK; from the coding sequence GTGGTCCGTTCAGGTGGATACAACTTTAGCCGCGATTTCGAAGGGCGTTCTGGGCCGGCATCTGGTGAACTGCGTCTACAACCTAACCAAAAGAGATCGAGAAGTGCGCAACGCAACGCTGGAAAGCCTGATCGTAAACCGTCAGACCATGGCGGCCATTTGATTGCACGCGAATTTGGTGGGCCGGAGATTCCGGAAAACCACATTGCACAGGATGCGAAAATCAATCGCGGAGCCTATAGGAGGCTAGAGAATGGATGGAAGAAGGCGCTAAAACGCGGAAAAAAGGTAGAAGTCGAAATCATTCCCAAATACACGGGAAACTCCCGAAGACCCGACTACATCGAAGTCAAATACAAGGTTAATGGGAAGCCTCATCGGACAACTGTTCCGAATATCCGGAAAGGTAAGTGA
- a CDS encoding HK97 family phage prohead protease, with amino-acid sequence MKRFAGYAAIFDHPDRGGDIVRKGAFARAAKAGLPLLWQHDQGRRIGFVERVEEDARGLRVIAQMDPQAPQVASGAGLSFGYRVRGKKHGTYRELTDLDLIEVSVVNHPMQPLARVLAVHPEKE; translated from the coding sequence ATGAAGCGCTTCGCAGGCTATGCCGCCATTTTCGACCATCCCGACCGGGGCGGGGATATCGTCCGTAAGGGCGCCTTTGCCCGCGCGGCGAAGGCGGGATTGCCGCTGCTGTGGCAGCATGACCAGGGCCGCCGCATCGGTTTTGTCGAACGCGTCGAAGAAGATGCGCGCGGGCTGCGCGTGATTGCGCAGATGGATCCGCAAGCGCCGCAGGTGGCGAGCGGGGCAGGGCTGTCCTTCGGCTATCGCGTACGCGGAAAAAAACATGGAACATATCGTGAACTAACTGACCTCGACCTGATCGAGGTCAGCGTCGTCAACCATCCCATGCAACCGCTGGCGCGGGTGCTGGCTGTCCATCCAGAAAAGGAGTGA
- a CDS encoding DUF6127 family protein: MTIEDKQLGELLARASEAGAQRALAHLGLADESAAKDMADLRELLSAWRDAKRSAHKAVVEWLVRGALAVLVIGLAVKLGLGGLVIK; this comes from the coding sequence ATGACAATCGAAGACAAACAGCTTGGCGAGCTTCTCGCCCGGGCTTCGGAGGCGGGTGCCCAGCGGGCGCTGGCGCATCTGGGGCTCGCCGATGAAAGTGCGGCGAAGGACATGGCCGATTTGCGCGAGCTGCTCTCTGCCTGGCGGGATGCCAAAAGGTCGGCGCATAAGGCGGTGGTCGAATGGCTGGTGCGTGGCGCGCTCGCGGTGCTGGTGATTGGTCTTGCGGTCAAGCTGGGGCTGGGCGGGCTGGTGATCAAATGA
- a CDS encoding DNA-packaging protein, producing the protein MTAAPQSEAERVARRTGADFIKWLKEKKPEKLWQIEYDWPFWARTDQYPPPSDWRTWFVMAGRGFGKTRMAAEYVRACAEADGSLRIALVAATLHEARSIMIEGESGLLAIAPDEQRPTWEPSLKRLVWPTGAIANVFAASEPEALRGPEHHLAWADEVAKWEKGTDAWDNLMMTMRLGEGPRIVATTTPRAVPLVRRLLKEDGVAITRGAMEANRSNLPTSYRQAMAETYGKARLGRQELLGEFLEDAEDALWTRDLIERCRVKGAPDMRRIVIGVDPPASAGGDACGIIAVGKSAEGKAYVLADHSVKGRSPEGWARAVSAAALAWGADRVVAEANNGGDMVVSTLQAADVAMPVKKVSASRGKVARAEPVAALYEAGKAFHIGGFPELEDELCGLISGGGYEGPGRSPDRADALVWAMSELMLGKRGNEPRVRQL; encoded by the coding sequence ATGACGGCCGCGCCGCAGAGTGAGGCGGAGCGGGTCGCACGGCGGACGGGCGCGGATTTTATCAAATGGCTGAAGGAGAAAAAGCCGGAAAAGCTGTGGCAGATCGAATATGATTGGCCCTTCTGGGCACGCACCGACCAGTATCCGCCACCGAGTGACTGGCGCACTTGGTTTGTGATGGCCGGACGCGGTTTTGGCAAGACGCGCATGGCCGCCGAATATGTGCGCGCCTGCGCCGAGGCCGACGGATCGTTGCGGATCGCGCTGGTCGCGGCCACGCTACACGAGGCGCGGTCGATCATGATCGAGGGAGAGAGCGGATTGCTCGCGATCGCGCCCGATGAGCAACGCCCGACATGGGAACCGTCACTCAAAAGGTTGGTCTGGCCGACCGGAGCAATCGCCAATGTCTTTGCCGCGTCAGAGCCTGAGGCGCTGCGCGGCCCCGAACATCATCTCGCCTGGGCGGACGAGGTCGCGAAATGGGAGAAGGGCACCGATGCCTGGGACAATCTGATGATGACGATGCGGCTGGGCGAGGGACCGCGCATCGTCGCCACTACCACTCCGCGCGCCGTGCCGCTGGTGCGGCGGCTCCTCAAGGAAGATGGCGTTGCCATCACGCGCGGCGCGATGGAGGCGAACCGATCGAACCTGCCCACCAGCTATCGGCAGGCGATGGCCGAAACCTATGGCAAAGCGCGGTTGGGGCGGCAGGAATTGCTCGGCGAATTTCTGGAGGATGCCGAGGACGCGCTGTGGACGCGGGATTTGATCGAGCGGTGTCGGGTGAAGGGTGCGCCCGACATGCGCCGCATCGTCATCGGCGTCGACCCGCCCGCTTCGGCCGGCGGCGATGCCTGCGGGATCATTGCGGTTGGCAAGAGCGCCGAAGGTAAAGCCTATGTGCTCGCCGATCATAGCGTGAAAGGCCGATCGCCCGAAGGCTGGGCCCGCGCCGTCTCGGCCGCCGCGCTCGCTTGGGGTGCGGACCGGGTGGTGGCAGAGGCGAATAATGGCGGCGACATGGTGGTCAGCACCCTGCAGGCCGCCGATGTGGCGATGCCGGTGAAAAAGGTCTCGGCCTCACGCGGCAAGGTCGCACGAGCAGAGCCGGTGGCGGCGCTCTATGAGGCAGGCAAGGCCTTCCATATCGGGGGCTTCCCCGAGCTGGAGGATGAACTGTGCGGCCTGATCTCGGGCGGCGGCTATGAAGGGCCTGGCCGATCCCCCGACCGGGCCGACGCGCTGGTTTGGGCAATGAGCGAATTGATGCTGGGCAAGCGCGGGAATGAGCCGCGGGTACGGCAACTTTAA